The Musa acuminata AAA Group cultivar baxijiao chromosome BXJ2-2, Cavendish_Baxijiao_AAA, whole genome shotgun sequence genome has a segment encoding these proteins:
- the LOC135605287 gene encoding uncharacterized protein LOC135605287 — translation MVVIEPEPDATETGEATDASHSRSVDASHGGSCSDEESFEDALTEEQLREKALKQANDAKEEGNKLFRTGQYEDALLKYELALQIASEVTSSVDVCSMCHGNRAACFLKLDRYKETVQECTKALELNPSYIKALFRRAEAHEKLENYDEAIADMKKVLELDPANDQARKNIRRLEPIAAEKREKMKEEMIGKLKEMGNSLLGRFGMNLDNFKAVKDPNTGSYSISFQQ, via the exons ATGGTCGTCATCGAGCCGGAACCGGACGCCACGGAGACCGGAGAAGCCACCGATGCCTCCCACTCGAGATCCGTGGACGCTTCTCATGGGGGAAGTTGCAGCGATGAGGAGTCCTTCGAGGACGCTCTCACCGAGGAGCAGTTGAGGGAG AAAGCTCTTAAGCAAGCAAATGATGCAAAAGAGGAAGGGAACAAGCTTTTTAGGACTGGTCAATATGAGGATGCACTCCTGAAATATGAACTTGCTTTGCAAATTGCTTCAGAGGTGACTTCATCTGTAGATGTATGCTCTATGTGTCATGGGAACCGGGCTGCTTGTTTCTTGAAATTG GATAGGTACAAGGAGACAGTACAAGAATGTACAAAAGCATTGGAATTGAATCCATCCTATATAAAAGCACTATTTAGAAGAGCTGAGGCACATGAAAAGCTTGAAAACTATGACGAGGCTATTGCTG ACATGAAAAAGGTTCTTGAGTTGGATCCTGCAAATGACCAAGCTAGAAAGAACATAAGACGGTTAGAACCAATTGCAgcagaaaaaagggagaagatgaaagaagaaaTGATTG GTAAGTTGAAGGAGATGGGGAATTCTTTGTTGGGACGATTTGGCATGAACCTCGACAACTTCAAAGCTGTAAAAGATCCAAACACGGGCTcatattccatctcttttcagCAATAG